One Cupriavidus necator genomic region harbors:
- a CDS encoding type IV secretion system protein yields the protein MLLRLLILLVTAALLHANVAFAQTEIPPLMIGSQAEESTKTPPSFSGQKGTIAESLKSWVGQFESFRSGLIASATPLSQTIRSETDKVAYGLALITLTLAGIRFAATNDPTTAWTDIFEAFMLLGIFAGIYLGYDKFAPGIFDWFKMLGDKIAGTRSSNPALTLISVGTGFLDTYNKAMDAASGLSVLSVALSGIVLIITFVVCAVAALLYSFFIALGEVQAAVGIVVGPLAVALAFSDYSRRFFVSWLDFMISASMYTVVASVMARLVSSAFTSTMVDQTDIGTQSLAGAAYALGVAIFMLLVALEIPKMAGAIFGSGGGLSGGAAGRLGMKAASGIGGFLAKKGK from the coding sequence ATGCTATTGCGTCTATTGATTCTACTGGTCACTGCTGCGCTATTGCACGCAAACGTGGCTTTCGCTCAGACCGAGATTCCCCCCTTGATGATTGGGTCGCAGGCGGAAGAATCCACCAAGACCCCGCCGTCATTCTCCGGACAGAAAGGGACGATCGCCGAATCTCTCAAAAGTTGGGTCGGCCAGTTCGAGTCGTTTCGCAGCGGCCTGATCGCAAGCGCTACACCGCTGAGTCAGACCATCCGATCGGAGACCGACAAGGTGGCTTATGGCTTAGCACTCATCACGCTGACTCTGGCCGGCATCCGATTCGCTGCAACGAACGATCCGACCACGGCGTGGACGGACATTTTTGAGGCGTTCATGCTCTTGGGGATCTTCGCAGGGATCTATTTGGGGTACGACAAGTTCGCACCGGGAATTTTTGACTGGTTCAAAATGCTCGGCGACAAGATCGCCGGTACTCGCTCCAGCAATCCGGCCTTGACGCTCATCTCGGTAGGCACCGGCTTCCTCGACACCTACAACAAGGCTATGGACGCGGCAAGCGGCCTCTCCGTCCTTAGCGTAGCCCTTTCCGGGATCGTCCTCATCATTACATTTGTGGTCTGTGCGGTTGCAGCGCTGCTCTACAGCTTCTTCATCGCTTTAGGGGAGGTTCAGGCCGCCGTCGGCATCGTCGTGGGCCCTCTCGCTGTCGCGCTCGCATTCTCGGATTATTCGCGCCGCTTCTTCGTCTCTTGGCTCGATTTCATGATTAGCGCCTCGATGTACACGGTCGTTGCCTCCGTCATGGCGCGACTCGTCTCCAGCGCATTCACTTCCACCATGGTCGATCAGACTGACATCGGCACCCAGTCCCTTGCGGGCGCTGCCTATGCGCTCGGCGTCGCGATTTTCATGCTGCTTGTCGCACTGGAGATCCCCAAGATGGCGGGCGCAATCTTCGGCTCCGGAGGCGGGCTGAGCGGGGGTGCGGCCGGGCGTCTGGGCATGAAAGCCGCTAGCGGAATCGGCGGGTTCCTGGCCAAGAAGGGCAAGTGA